A region from the Aphis gossypii isolate Hap1 chromosome 1, ASM2018417v2, whole genome shotgun sequence genome encodes:
- the LOC114122225 gene encoding uncharacterized protein LOC114122225 isoform X2, with the protein MLNFSFLLINTIYNRLQFTQIIRYYIRRNIGEGSSPSCPTLRSRDCQSFELKLRIKEMAKTEDLKKSRYGRVSNKRKFNEELDLSLVLNNSNDGKRNGFSIGDMVWAKTGKYPLWPGIVIMDPETNKFTKNNNMVPMLHIYYCNDAHRRNWIKIKQIIKFSSKEEILAENPKLSTQISRSKLKSKWNKAVEEAERLAAMNKDQRISSFFADNISDVNSTLADKAGPSTEQTTPNQQPTETNYNGDRLLDGSNHEEKMLIENDSKKEDLETHPRYLIPELCRQFYYKGWVTGTGGGISIKYNDQIFIAPSGVQKERIRPDDLFVQNLDGEDIIVPPPEKKLSKSQCTPIFMCAYYERNAGAVIHVHSSKAVNLCFLIPENEVKITGLEMIKGIFNEQTKKFYDNNEELIIPIIENSKYEKDLVDTFKMALTKYPSTSAVLVRNHGMYVWGSDWIMAKTQLECYEKLFKETIFRKLNKG; encoded by the exons atgttaaatttttcttttttattaattaatacaatttataacaggTTACAATTTACgcaaattattagatattatattcgtag aAATATCGGGGAAGGATCTAGCCCTAGTTGTCCTACATTGCGTTCACGCGATTGCCAGAGTTTTGAGCTAAAACTAAGA ATTAAAGAAATGGCAAAGACAgaggatttaaaaaaaagcagATATGGTCGAGTATCTAATAAGAGGAAATTTAATGAAGAGCTCGATTTATCTTTGG TCTTAAATAATTCCAATGATGGAAAAAGAAATGGATTTAGCATTGGAGATATGGTGTGGGCTAAGACCGGAAAGTATCCGCTATGGCCAGGAATTGTGATTATGGACCCAGAGACAAATAAGTTTACTAAAA ATAACAATATGGTACCTATGTTGCATATCTACTACTGTAATGACGCTCATAGAAGAaattggataaaaataaaacagataataaaattctCTAGTAAAGAAGAAATTTTAGCTGAAAATCCAAAACTTTCA ACACAAATTTCTCGTAGTAAATTAAAGTCTAAATGGAATAAAGCTGTGGAAGAAGCTGAACGTTTAGCAGCGATGAACaa AGACCAGCGTATAAGCTCATTTTTTGCTGACAATATCTCAGATGTTAATTCAACATTGGCTGATAAG gcaGGACCATCCACTGAACAGACCACTCCTAACCAGCAACCTActgaaacaaattataatggtGACCGACTGCTAGATGGATCTAATCACGAAGAGAAAATGTTAATT gaGAATGATTCTAAAAAGGAGGATTTAGAAACTCACCCTCGTTATTTAATTCCAGAGTTATGtcgacaattttattataaaggatGGGTAACTGGCACTGGAGGTGGCATAAGCATTAAATACAA TGACCAAATTTTTATTGCACCTTCTGGTGTTCAAAAGGAAAGAATTCGACCTGACGATTTATTCGTTCAGAATTTAGATGGTGAAGATATTATAGTTCCACcacctgaaaaaaaattgtctaaaaGTCAATGCACTCCTATTTTCATGTGCGCCTATTAtg AGCGCAATGCAGGAGCAGTGATTCATGTACATTCATCTAAAGCAGTTAACCTATGTTTCTTAATACCAGAAAATGAAGTTAAGATAACTGGTTTAGAAATGATTAAA GGAATTTTCAATGAACAAACGAAAAAattctatgataataatgaagaGCTTATCATaccaataattgaaaattcaaaatatgagAAAGACTTAGttgatacttttaaaatggCATTAACAAAATACCCCAGTACTTCTGCAGTTTTGGTCCGTAACCATGGAATGTATGTGTGGGGCAGTGATTGGATAATGGCTAAAACACA ATTAGAATGTTacgaaaaattgtttaaagaaacaatttttaggAAGCTAAACAAgggttaa
- the LOC114122225 gene encoding probable methylthioribulose-1-phosphate dehydratase isoform X4 gives MAKTEDLKKSRYGRVSNKRKFNEELDLSLVLNNSNDGKRNGFSIGDMVWAKTGKYPLWPGIVIMDPETNKFTKNNNMVPMLHIYYCNDAHRRNWIKIKQIIKFSSKEEILAENPKLSTQISRSKLKSKWNKAVEEAERLAAMNKDQRISSFFADNISDVNSTLADKAGPSTEQTTPNQQPTETNYNGDRLLDGSNHEEKMLIENDSKKEDLETHPRYLIPELCRQFYYKGWVTGTGGGISIKYNDQIFIAPSGVQKERIRPDDLFVQNLDGEDIIVPPPEKKLSKSQCTPIFMCAYYERNAGAVIHVHSSKAVNLCFLIPENEVKITGLEMIKGIFNEQTKKFYDNNEELIIPIIENSKYEKDLVDTFKMALTKYPSTSAVLVRNHGMYVWGSDWIMAKTQLECYEKLFKETIFRKLNKG, from the exons ATGGCAAAGACAgaggatttaaaaaaaagcagATATGGTCGAGTATCTAATAAGAGGAAATTTAATGAAGAGCTCGATTTATCTTTGG TCTTAAATAATTCCAATGATGGAAAAAGAAATGGATTTAGCATTGGAGATATGGTGTGGGCTAAGACCGGAAAGTATCCGCTATGGCCAGGAATTGTGATTATGGACCCAGAGACAAATAAGTTTACTAAAA ATAACAATATGGTACCTATGTTGCATATCTACTACTGTAATGACGCTCATAGAAGAaattggataaaaataaaacagataataaaattctCTAGTAAAGAAGAAATTTTAGCTGAAAATCCAAAACTTTCA ACACAAATTTCTCGTAGTAAATTAAAGTCTAAATGGAATAAAGCTGTGGAAGAAGCTGAACGTTTAGCAGCGATGAACaa AGACCAGCGTATAAGCTCATTTTTTGCTGACAATATCTCAGATGTTAATTCAACATTGGCTGATAAG gcaGGACCATCCACTGAACAGACCACTCCTAACCAGCAACCTActgaaacaaattataatggtGACCGACTGCTAGATGGATCTAATCACGAAGAGAAAATGTTAATT gaGAATGATTCTAAAAAGGAGGATTTAGAAACTCACCCTCGTTATTTAATTCCAGAGTTATGtcgacaattttattataaaggatGGGTAACTGGCACTGGAGGTGGCATAAGCATTAAATACAA TGACCAAATTTTTATTGCACCTTCTGGTGTTCAAAAGGAAAGAATTCGACCTGACGATTTATTCGTTCAGAATTTAGATGGTGAAGATATTATAGTTCCACcacctgaaaaaaaattgtctaaaaGTCAATGCACTCCTATTTTCATGTGCGCCTATTAtg AGCGCAATGCAGGAGCAGTGATTCATGTACATTCATCTAAAGCAGTTAACCTATGTTTCTTAATACCAGAAAATGAAGTTAAGATAACTGGTTTAGAAATGATTAAA GGAATTTTCAATGAACAAACGAAAAAattctatgataataatgaagaGCTTATCATaccaataattgaaaattcaaaatatgagAAAGACTTAGttgatacttttaaaatggCATTAACAAAATACCCCAGTACTTCTGCAGTTTTGGTCCGTAACCATGGAATGTATGTGTGGGGCAGTGATTGGATAATGGCTAAAACACA ATTAGAATGTTacgaaaaattgtttaaagaaacaatttttaggAAGCTAAACAAgggttaa
- the LOC114122225 gene encoding uncharacterized protein LOC114122225 isoform X3 → MAKTEDLKKSRYGRVSNKRKFNEELDLSLGESYNTINLILNKKSNGKSSPTVLNNSNDGKRNGFSIGDMVWAKTGKYPLWPGIVIMDPETNKFTKNNNMVPMLHIYYCNDAHRRNWIKIKQIIKFSSKEEILAENPKLSTQISRSKLKSKWNKAVEEAERLAAMNKDQRISSFFADNISDVNSTLADKAGPSTEQTTPNQQPTETNYNGDRLLDGSNHEEKMLIENDSKKEDLETHPRYLIPELCRQFYYKGWVTGTGGGISIKYNDQIFIAPSGVQKERIRPDDLFVQNLDGEDIIVPPPEKKLSKSQCTPIFMCAYYERNAGAVIHVHSSKAVNLCFLIPENEVKITGLEMIKGIFNEQTKKFYDNNEELIIPIIENSKYEKDLVDTFKMALTKYPSTSAVLVRNHGMYVWGSDWIMAKTQLECYEKLFKETIFRKLNKG, encoded by the exons ATGGCAAAGACAgaggatttaaaaaaaagcagATATGGTCGAGTATCTAATAAGAGGAAATTTAATGAAGAGCTCGATTTATCTTTGGGTGAGtcttataacacaataaatttaatattgaacaaaaaaagcAATGGAAAATCCTCTCCAACAGTCTTAAATAATTCCAATGATGGAAAAAGAAATGGATTTAGCATTGGAGATATGGTGTGGGCTAAGACCGGAAAGTATCCGCTATGGCCAGGAATTGTGATTATGGACCCAGAGACAAATAAGTTTACTAAAA ATAACAATATGGTACCTATGTTGCATATCTACTACTGTAATGACGCTCATAGAAGAaattggataaaaataaaacagataataaaattctCTAGTAAAGAAGAAATTTTAGCTGAAAATCCAAAACTTTCA ACACAAATTTCTCGTAGTAAATTAAAGTCTAAATGGAATAAAGCTGTGGAAGAAGCTGAACGTTTAGCAGCGATGAACaa AGACCAGCGTATAAGCTCATTTTTTGCTGACAATATCTCAGATGTTAATTCAACATTGGCTGATAAG gcaGGACCATCCACTGAACAGACCACTCCTAACCAGCAACCTActgaaacaaattataatggtGACCGACTGCTAGATGGATCTAATCACGAAGAGAAAATGTTAATT gaGAATGATTCTAAAAAGGAGGATTTAGAAACTCACCCTCGTTATTTAATTCCAGAGTTATGtcgacaattttattataaaggatGGGTAACTGGCACTGGAGGTGGCATAAGCATTAAATACAA TGACCAAATTTTTATTGCACCTTCTGGTGTTCAAAAGGAAAGAATTCGACCTGACGATTTATTCGTTCAGAATTTAGATGGTGAAGATATTATAGTTCCACcacctgaaaaaaaattgtctaaaaGTCAATGCACTCCTATTTTCATGTGCGCCTATTAtg AGCGCAATGCAGGAGCAGTGATTCATGTACATTCATCTAAAGCAGTTAACCTATGTTTCTTAATACCAGAAAATGAAGTTAAGATAACTGGTTTAGAAATGATTAAA GGAATTTTCAATGAACAAACGAAAAAattctatgataataatgaagaGCTTATCATaccaataattgaaaattcaaaatatgagAAAGACTTAGttgatacttttaaaatggCATTAACAAAATACCCCAGTACTTCTGCAGTTTTGGTCCGTAACCATGGAATGTATGTGTGGGGCAGTGATTGGATAATGGCTAAAACACA ATTAGAATGTTacgaaaaattgtttaaagaaacaatttttaggAAGCTAAACAAgggttaa
- the LOC114122208 gene encoding delta(14)-sterol reductase TM7SF2, with amino-acid sequence MMVTRRTRRDGVASPSDADPPISSKSKRSATPSKAKRSATPSKAKKAATPSKAKRAATPRRSKSKSVERKIRTRSRSVNKSLKVPKIVLERYETKTDLPVKKKEIKSRKSEEPIDLNSRKSPTPANEVINSRISPAMDKISDNMSTTSSRIDYNDESDDEPRLVDKTKYKTYPVEFGGLLGNIILTILLPLLVILSKIAIKAKGNLIPFPRGYLRLANYYDQDVFVWTAAIVLVQLLISLVPLAKKSKALLNDDLKYNHYRFSGFINLIIAALIVLAMDYYKCPINFILEIVTKKTVPHVVASVLCTFIISIILYIKSKYTNQIDKFDSLNFVQKLFIGTTNNPTLGPINIKLAFYRYSILMTILFNALVINESLKNPVNINLLFVAGLQILYALDKLIFEFNLLSSFYLQREKDGYWTIIQTFLQPIINFLPIQILLSNNLPVNYIILSISSIIFLFGYICQRYSDFTKYKYEVNSTFVYRPSSVRIIVDGLWSYVRFPNYIGTIIVHLALILPIFEPNLSSLQASWPVLLYPLYYIITLSHKCVRISTYARLQYGNTWDRQYTVKWNLIPKIF; translated from the exons ATGATGGTAACTAGAAGAACAAGACGGGATGGAGTTGCTTCACCTAGTGATGCTGACCCACCCATATCCTCAAAGTCTAAAAGGTCAGCTACTCCGTCAAAAGCTAAAAGGTCAGCTACACCATCAAAAGCTAAAAAAGCAGCTACACCATCAAAAGCTAAGAGGGCAGCTACTCCTCGCCGCAGCAAAAGTAAATCTGTAGAGAGAAAAATAAGAACTCGATCCAGATCAGTTAATAAGAGTTTAAAAGTTCCAAAAATTGTCCTAGAACGTTATGAAACTAAAACAGATCTTCCAGttaaaaagaaagaaattaaaa GTAGAAAATCTGAAGAACCTATCGATTTAAATTCAAGAAAGAGCCCAACACCCGCAAATGAAGTTATTAACTCAAGGATTAGTCCCGCTATGGATAAAATAAGcgataat aTGTCTACTACATCATCAAGAATAGATTACAATGATGAATCTGATGATGAACCTCGATTAgttgataaaacaaaatacaagacTTATCCAGTAGAGTTTGGAGGATTACTTGGCAACATCATATTAACCATATTACTACCATTATTGGTTATCCTGTCCAAAATTGCTATAAAAgct aagGGAAATTTGATACCTTTTCCTCGAGGTTATTTAAGATTAGCTAACTATTATGATCAAGATGTTTTTGTATGGACAGCTGCAATTGTATTAGTTCAATTGTTAATATCACTTGTACCTTTGGCAAAAAAATCTAAAGCATTACTGAATGATGATTTAAAGTATAACCACTATAGGTTTTCAG gatttatcaatttaattatagctGCTTTGATTGTTTTGGCAATGGATTATTATAAGTGcccaataaattttattctagaaATAGTTACTAAAAAGACCGTACCTCATGTCGTAGCATcagtattatgtacatttattatttctataattttgtatattaaatcaaaatacactAATCAAATAGACAAATTTGATTCTcttaattttgtacaaaaattatttattggaacAACAAATAATCCTACATTGggacctattaatattaaattggctttttatagatattctatattaatgaCT attttaTTCAATGCTCTTGTGATCAACGAATCTCTTAAAAATCCAGTTAACATTAATCTTTTATTTGTTGCTGgattacaaatattgtatgctttagataaattgatatttgaatttaatttattatcatcattttatttacaaagagAAAAAGATGGATATTGGActattattcaaacatttttacaaccaattatcaattttttacccattcaaattttactttcaaacaattt acctgttaattacatcattttgagtatttcatcaattatctttttattcgGCTACATCTGTCAACGTTATAGTGATTTTACTAAGTATAAGTATGAAGTAAATTCAACATTTGTTTATAGGCCTTCaa GTGTGAGAATTATTGTAGATGGTTTATGGTCATATGTGAGATTTCCTAATTACATAGGGActataattgtacatttagCCTTAATTTTGCCGATATTTGAACCTAATCTTAGCAGTTTACAGGCATCTTGGCCAGTACTTTTATATccattgtattacataattacttTGTCTCACAAATGTGTGCGTATTTCTACCTATGCCCGTTTACAATATGGTAATACATGGGATCGTCAATACACGGTGAAGTGGAAtttaataccaaaaatattttga
- the LOC114122225 gene encoding uncharacterized protein LOC114122225 isoform X1: protein MLNFSFLLINTIYNRLQFTQIIRYYIRRNIGEGSSPSCPTLRSRDCQSFELKLRIKEMAKTEDLKKSRYGRVSNKRKFNEELDLSLGESYNTINLILNKKSNGKSSPTVLNNSNDGKRNGFSIGDMVWAKTGKYPLWPGIVIMDPETNKFTKNNNMVPMLHIYYCNDAHRRNWIKIKQIIKFSSKEEILAENPKLSTQISRSKLKSKWNKAVEEAERLAAMNKDQRISSFFADNISDVNSTLADKAGPSTEQTTPNQQPTETNYNGDRLLDGSNHEEKMLIENDSKKEDLETHPRYLIPELCRQFYYKGWVTGTGGGISIKYNDQIFIAPSGVQKERIRPDDLFVQNLDGEDIIVPPPEKKLSKSQCTPIFMCAYYERNAGAVIHVHSSKAVNLCFLIPENEVKITGLEMIKGIFNEQTKKFYDNNEELIIPIIENSKYEKDLVDTFKMALTKYPSTSAVLVRNHGMYVWGSDWIMAKTQLECYEKLFKETIFRKLNKG from the exons atgttaaatttttcttttttattaattaatacaatttataacaggTTACAATTTACgcaaattattagatattatattcgtag aAATATCGGGGAAGGATCTAGCCCTAGTTGTCCTACATTGCGTTCACGCGATTGCCAGAGTTTTGAGCTAAAACTAAGA ATTAAAGAAATGGCAAAGACAgaggatttaaaaaaaagcagATATGGTCGAGTATCTAATAAGAGGAAATTTAATGAAGAGCTCGATTTATCTTTGGGTGAGtcttataacacaataaatttaatattgaacaaaaaaagcAATGGAAAATCCTCTCCAACAGTCTTAAATAATTCCAATGATGGAAAAAGAAATGGATTTAGCATTGGAGATATGGTGTGGGCTAAGACCGGAAAGTATCCGCTATGGCCAGGAATTGTGATTATGGACCCAGAGACAAATAAGTTTACTAAAA ATAACAATATGGTACCTATGTTGCATATCTACTACTGTAATGACGCTCATAGAAGAaattggataaaaataaaacagataataaaattctCTAGTAAAGAAGAAATTTTAGCTGAAAATCCAAAACTTTCA ACACAAATTTCTCGTAGTAAATTAAAGTCTAAATGGAATAAAGCTGTGGAAGAAGCTGAACGTTTAGCAGCGATGAACaa AGACCAGCGTATAAGCTCATTTTTTGCTGACAATATCTCAGATGTTAATTCAACATTGGCTGATAAG gcaGGACCATCCACTGAACAGACCACTCCTAACCAGCAACCTActgaaacaaattataatggtGACCGACTGCTAGATGGATCTAATCACGAAGAGAAAATGTTAATT gaGAATGATTCTAAAAAGGAGGATTTAGAAACTCACCCTCGTTATTTAATTCCAGAGTTATGtcgacaattttattataaaggatGGGTAACTGGCACTGGAGGTGGCATAAGCATTAAATACAA TGACCAAATTTTTATTGCACCTTCTGGTGTTCAAAAGGAAAGAATTCGACCTGACGATTTATTCGTTCAGAATTTAGATGGTGAAGATATTATAGTTCCACcacctgaaaaaaaattgtctaaaaGTCAATGCACTCCTATTTTCATGTGCGCCTATTAtg AGCGCAATGCAGGAGCAGTGATTCATGTACATTCATCTAAAGCAGTTAACCTATGTTTCTTAATACCAGAAAATGAAGTTAAGATAACTGGTTTAGAAATGATTAAA GGAATTTTCAATGAACAAACGAAAAAattctatgataataatgaagaGCTTATCATaccaataattgaaaattcaaaatatgagAAAGACTTAGttgatacttttaaaatggCATTAACAAAATACCCCAGTACTTCTGCAGTTTTGGTCCGTAACCATGGAATGTATGTGTGGGGCAGTGATTGGATAATGGCTAAAACACA ATTAGAATGTTacgaaaaattgtttaaagaaacaatttttaggAAGCTAAACAAgggttaa
- the LOC114122225 gene encoding probable methylthioribulose-1-phosphate dehydratase isoform X5, with product MDNFVSNNFDDGKPMYSLPSTVLLNENDSKKEDLETHPRYLIPELCRQFYYKGWVTGTGGGISIKYNDQIFIAPSGVQKERIRPDDLFVQNLDGEDIIVPPPEKKLSKSQCTPIFMCAYYERNAGAVIHVHSSKAVNLCFLIPENEVKITGLEMIKGIFNEQTKKFYDNNEELIIPIIENSKYEKDLVDTFKMALTKYPSTSAVLVRNHGMYVWGSDWIMAKTQLECYEKLFKETIFRKLNKG from the exons atggataattttgtttctaataattttgatgatgGTAAACCAATGTATTCTTTACCCTCAACAGTTCttttaaat gaGAATGATTCTAAAAAGGAGGATTTAGAAACTCACCCTCGTTATTTAATTCCAGAGTTATGtcgacaattttattataaaggatGGGTAACTGGCACTGGAGGTGGCATAAGCATTAAATACAA TGACCAAATTTTTATTGCACCTTCTGGTGTTCAAAAGGAAAGAATTCGACCTGACGATTTATTCGTTCAGAATTTAGATGGTGAAGATATTATAGTTCCACcacctgaaaaaaaattgtctaaaaGTCAATGCACTCCTATTTTCATGTGCGCCTATTAtg AGCGCAATGCAGGAGCAGTGATTCATGTACATTCATCTAAAGCAGTTAACCTATGTTTCTTAATACCAGAAAATGAAGTTAAGATAACTGGTTTAGAAATGATTAAA GGAATTTTCAATGAACAAACGAAAAAattctatgataataatgaagaGCTTATCATaccaataattgaaaattcaaaatatgagAAAGACTTAGttgatacttttaaaatggCATTAACAAAATACCCCAGTACTTCTGCAGTTTTGGTCCGTAACCATGGAATGTATGTGTGGGGCAGTGATTGGATAATGGCTAAAACACA ATTAGAATGTTacgaaaaattgtttaaagaaacaatttttaggAAGCTAAACAAgggttaa